One Paraburkholderia agricolaris genomic region harbors:
- a CDS encoding MFS transporter, translated as MASPADPLHHPGAGAPPSTFEEATYRKVTWRLAPLLMLCYVVAYLDRVNVGFAKLQMTTDLGLSDAVYGFGAGIFFIGYFIFEIPSNVILHKVGARVWIARIMVSWGVISMLTMFVTTPAMFYVMRFLLGLAEAGFFPGIILYLTYWYPAHRRGRMTTWFMTAIALSGVIGGPVSGYILKSFNGMNGWHGWQWLFLLEGIPSVIVGILVFVILDDRVAKAKWLTKEEKDLLERQVSAEEATKHDMPIRQVLTSGRVLMLSLTYFSFVMGLYGVSFWLPTIIKATGVTDAFMIGLLSAIPFAAAVIAMVFVSRSADRMRERRWHIALPAFAGAIGLVLSVVWAHNTVLAMASLTLATMGILTTLPLFWSLPTAILAGTGAAAGIAMINSIGNLAGFLSPYAVGWLKQATAANDSGMYMLAAFMILGGLLAVSVPAKMVNK; from the coding sequence ATGGCTAGTCCCGCAGATCCGCTCCACCATCCCGGCGCGGGTGCGCCACCTTCCACGTTCGAAGAAGCGACCTACCGCAAGGTCACCTGGCGGCTCGCGCCGCTCCTGATGCTCTGCTATGTGGTCGCGTATCTCGACCGCGTCAACGTCGGCTTCGCCAAGCTGCAAATGACCACCGATCTGGGCCTGAGCGATGCAGTCTACGGCTTCGGTGCGGGGATTTTCTTCATCGGTTATTTCATCTTTGAAATTCCGAGCAACGTGATCCTGCACAAGGTCGGAGCGCGCGTGTGGATTGCACGGATCATGGTGTCGTGGGGCGTGATCTCCATGCTGACCATGTTCGTCACCACGCCGGCCATGTTCTACGTGATGCGCTTCCTGCTCGGTCTCGCCGAGGCGGGCTTCTTCCCTGGCATCATCCTGTATCTCACATATTGGTATCCGGCGCATCGCCGTGGCCGCATGACCACCTGGTTCATGACGGCGATCGCGTTGTCCGGCGTGATCGGCGGTCCGGTGTCGGGCTATATCCTGAAGAGCTTCAACGGCATGAACGGCTGGCATGGCTGGCAGTGGCTGTTTCTGCTCGAAGGCATTCCGTCCGTGATCGTCGGGATCTTGGTGTTCGTGATACTCGACGACCGCGTCGCGAAAGCGAAGTGGCTCACCAAGGAAGAGAAGGACTTGCTCGAGCGTCAGGTGTCGGCCGAAGAGGCCACCAAGCACGACATGCCGATTCGCCAGGTGCTCACGAGCGGCCGCGTGCTGATGCTGAGTCTTACGTACTTCTCGTTCGTGATGGGCCTCTATGGTGTGAGCTTCTGGCTGCCGACCATCATCAAGGCGACCGGCGTGACGGATGCGTTCATGATCGGCCTGCTGTCGGCGATTCCGTTCGCGGCGGCGGTGATCGCAATGGTGTTCGTGTCGCGCAGCGCCGACCGCATGCGCGAGCGGCGCTGGCATATCGCCTTGCCTGCCTTCGCCGGGGCAATCGGCCTCGTGCTCTCCGTGGTATGGGCGCACAACACGGTGCTGGCGATGGCCTCGCTCACGCTCGCGACCATGGGCATTCTGACCACCCTGCCGCTGTTCTGGAGTTTGCCGACCGCAATCCTCGCCGGCACGGGCGCGGCGGCCGGCATCGCGATGATCAATTCGATCGGCAATCTGGCGGGCTTCCTCAGCCCGTACGCGGTCGGCTGGCTAAAGCAGGCGACCGCCGCGAACGACTCCGGCATGTACATGCTGGCGGCATTCATGATTCTTGGCGGTTTGCTGGCGGTCAGCGTGCCGGCGAAGATGGTCAATAAGTAA
- a CDS encoding heme biosynthesis protein HemY, whose product MAIRGLLWLALLFAIAVVLAVVGRFDMGQVLLIYPPYRVDISLNLFVVGLVVLFILIYALLRIVRNIWRMPQRVAAYRARSRVAKAHAALRDAIGNLYAGRFSRAEKAAKDSLTNGDNKGAAGLIAATAAHRMHEYARRDEWLAQIDEADWQDARLMATADMRADGRDADGALSALTEMQSQGARRIHAQQIMLRAQQQLKNWGEVLKLVKTLEKREAIHPAVAVRLRQLAAENLLRDRRHNADALLELWNSLSATERHSPRLADLAAELLVSLNRPQEARKIVEEALAQNWDARLLRRYPDTTGGDALPLIQKAEGWQKDRPEDADLMFALGRLCLHQQLWGKAQSFLERALKLADNETLKIRSHRALARLHEQLGDSDKASEHYRESALAMNIV is encoded by the coding sequence ATGGCAATCCGGGGACTTCTATGGCTCGCGTTACTGTTCGCGATCGCGGTGGTGCTGGCGGTGGTCGGACGCTTCGATATGGGGCAGGTGCTGCTGATCTACCCGCCGTATCGCGTCGACATCTCGCTGAATCTGTTCGTGGTCGGGCTGGTGGTGCTGTTCATCCTGATCTACGCGTTGCTGCGCATCGTGCGCAATATCTGGCGCATGCCGCAGCGCGTGGCGGCCTATCGCGCGCGCTCGCGTGTTGCGAAGGCGCACGCCGCATTGCGTGACGCGATCGGCAATCTGTACGCGGGGCGTTTCTCGCGCGCTGAGAAAGCCGCGAAAGATTCACTCACGAACGGCGACAACAAGGGCGCGGCCGGTTTGATCGCGGCCACCGCGGCGCATCGCATGCACGAGTACGCGCGGCGCGACGAATGGCTCGCGCAGATCGACGAGGCCGACTGGCAGGACGCGCGCCTGATGGCGACCGCCGACATGCGTGCCGATGGCCGCGATGCGGACGGCGCGCTGAGCGCGCTCACCGAAATGCAATCGCAGGGCGCGCGGCGCATTCACGCGCAGCAGATCATGTTGCGTGCGCAACAGCAATTGAAGAACTGGGGTGAAGTGCTCAAGCTCGTCAAGACACTGGAAAAGCGCGAAGCGATCCATCCGGCGGTGGCGGTGCGCTTGCGTCAGCTCGCGGCGGAGAACCTGCTGCGCGACCGGCGTCATAACGCTGATGCGCTGCTGGAGTTGTGGAATTCGCTGTCGGCCACGGAGCGTCATTCGCCGCGTCTTGCCGATCTCGCCGCCGAACTGCTGGTGTCGCTGAATCGTCCGCAGGAAGCGCGCAAGATCGTCGAAGAAGCGCTCGCGCAGAACTGGGACGCGCGTCTGCTGCGCCGTTATCCGGACACGACCGGTGGCGACGCGTTGCCGCTGATCCAGAAGGCCGAAGGGTGGCAGAAGGATCGTCCGGAAGACGCGGATCTGATGTTCGCGCTGGGCCGCTTGTGTTTGCATCAGCAGTTGTGGGGCAAGGCGCAATCGTTCCTCGAACGCGCGCTGAAACTGGCCGACAACGAGACACTGAAGATTCGTTCGCATCGCGCGCTGGCGCGTTTGCATGAACAGCTTGGCGATTCCGATAAGGCAAGCGAGCATTATCGTGAAAGCGCGTTGGCGATGAATATCGTTTGA
- the hemDX gene encoding fused uroporphyrinogen-III synthase HemD/membrane protein HemX: MAAEIPGNASPAVDKAAFTVVITRPAGQSNELAAQLAAAGVAVLDFPLIDIAPVTDEAPLRAALDALERYALVVFVSPNAVDHAFARRDTIWPHALPIGVVGPGSVQALARHGVAAPAYTVISPPSGSDDDTARFDSEGLFAALDAALGATSLEGKRVLIVRGDGGREWLADRLREAGAEVETVAAYRRLVPEPSIGGWTRVHALLAGAPHAWLLTSSEGVRNLHELAQEHLTADEIVQLKHANLVTPHPRIAQTARALGFDSITVSGAGDDRIARALLAAVPTVVQPVPTNPAYSPAKSRMTETNASTNASPQPAATSALPPNPPFTPYEAQKRRSASGPLLWFVVVIIACAAGVGGYALNRKVERTEQQLAQRQQANDAQTNELRIKTDQALATVKQSDAQVAQLEGKLADAQTAQQALQQQYTDLARNRDDWTMAEVGQMLSAASQQLQLTGNTQLALFALQSADTRLAASDSPQAVTVRKAIAQDIDKLKAAPSTDLTGMAIKLDNAIDQVDSLPLSGEAPIAHATPKAATWADTAKVAAATGEPRWKVWWREVTTGIGQQLTSLVQVRRIDNADAMLVTPDQGYFLRENLKLRLLSARLALLSRNQTTLKSDLQAAQAALTRYFDNTSKKTQTVIDLVKQVDAGSAAVELPNLNTSLQAVNQYRSRG, encoded by the coding sequence ATGGCGGCCGAAATCCCGGGCAACGCATCCCCTGCCGTCGACAAGGCGGCGTTCACGGTCGTGATTACACGACCGGCCGGTCAATCAAACGAGTTAGCCGCGCAACTCGCGGCGGCGGGCGTTGCCGTGCTCGACTTTCCGCTGATCGACATTGCGCCGGTTACCGACGAAGCGCCGTTGCGCGCCGCGCTGGATGCGCTCGAGCGCTATGCACTGGTCGTGTTCGTGTCGCCCAATGCGGTCGATCACGCGTTTGCCCGCCGCGATACGATCTGGCCGCATGCGCTGCCGATCGGCGTTGTCGGGCCGGGCAGTGTGCAGGCGCTCGCACGGCATGGCGTCGCCGCGCCGGCCTACACCGTCATCAGCCCGCCGTCCGGATCCGATGACGATACGGCGCGCTTCGATTCCGAAGGTCTGTTCGCGGCGCTCGACGCAGCGCTTGGCGCAACGAGCCTCGAAGGCAAGCGCGTGCTGATCGTGCGCGGCGACGGCGGCCGCGAATGGCTGGCCGACCGCTTGCGCGAAGCGGGCGCGGAAGTCGAAACGGTGGCGGCCTATCGCCGCCTCGTGCCGGAACCGTCGATCGGCGGCTGGACGCGCGTGCACGCGCTGCTGGCCGGCGCGCCGCACGCATGGCTGCTCACCAGTTCGGAAGGGGTGCGCAATTTGCACGAGCTCGCGCAGGAGCATCTGACTGCGGATGAAATCGTGCAACTGAAGCACGCCAACCTGGTCACGCCCCACCCCCGCATCGCGCAGACCGCGCGGGCATTGGGTTTTGATAGCATTACGGTGTCCGGCGCGGGCGACGATCGCATTGCCCGCGCCTTGCTTGCTGCCGTGCCGACCGTAGTCCAACCGGTACCGACCAACCCGGCTTATTCACCGGCTAAATCACGCATGACTGAAACGAACGCATCCACGAACGCTTCACCCCAGCCGGCCGCAACCAGCGCGTTGCCGCCGAATCCACCCTTCACGCCCTACGAAGCGCAAAAGCGCCGCAGCGCGAGCGGACCGCTGCTGTGGTTTGTCGTCGTGATCATCGCTTGTGCGGCGGGGGTGGGCGGCTATGCGCTCAATCGCAAGGTGGAGCGCACCGAGCAGCAACTCGCGCAACGCCAGCAGGCGAACGACGCGCAGACCAACGAGTTGCGCATCAAGACCGATCAGGCGCTGGCCACGGTTAAACAGTCGGACGCGCAGGTCGCGCAACTCGAAGGCAAGCTCGCCGATGCGCAAACCGCGCAGCAGGCCTTGCAACAGCAATACACCGATCTCGCCCGCAATCGCGACGACTGGACCATGGCCGAAGTCGGCCAGATGCTGTCGGCCGCGAGCCAGCAATTGCAGCTCACCGGCAATACACAACTCGCGCTGTTCGCGCTGCAAAGCGCGGACACGCGGCTTGCCGCATCGGATAGCCCGCAGGCCGTTACGGTGCGCAAGGCCATCGCGCAAGACATCGACAAGCTGAAGGCCGCGCCGTCCACGGATCTGACGGGTATGGCGATCAAGCTCGACAACGCTATCGACCAGGTCGACAGCCTGCCGCTCTCCGGCGAGGCGCCGATTGCGCACGCCACGCCGAAGGCCGCCACCTGGGCCGACACGGCGAAGGTAGCCGCGGCCACCGGCGAGCCGCGCTGGAAAGTCTGGTGGCGCGAAGTCACGACCGGCATCGGCCAGCAATTGACGAGTCTCGTCCAGGTGCGCCGTATCGACAACGCCGACGCCATGCTCGTCACGCCCGATCAAGGCTACTTCCTGCGCGAGAATCTGAAACTGCGTTTGCTGTCGGCACGGCTTGCCCTGCTTTCGCGCAACCAGACCACGCTGAAGTCCGATCTGCAGGCGGCGCAGGCCGCACTCACGCGCTACTTCGACAATACCTCGAAGAAAACCCAGACTGTGATCGATCTGGTCAAGCAGGTGGATGCGGGCTCGGCCGCGGTTGAGCTGCCGAATCTGAACACCAGCCTGCAGGCCGTCAATCAATACCGGAGCCGAGGTTAA
- the hemC gene encoding hydroxymethylbilane synthase has translation MNTETFSTPPHTLVIASRESRLAMWQAEHVRCALHKLYPSCDVKILGMTTRGDQILDRTLSKVGGKGLFVKELEAALADGRADLAVHSLKDVPMELPAGFALSAIMEREDPRDALVSNTYDSLAALPAGAVVGTSSLRREAMLRMRYPHLVVRPLRGNLDTRLAKLDRGDYAAIILAAAGLKRLGLGERIRANLDPEDSLPAAGQGALGIEIRADRADLAAWLAPLHHEHTAAAVEAERMVSRALGGSCEVPLAAYAQWHDGALHLRGIVATPDGQRVLSAQASAPAPTVERAIALGEEVASALEQQGAMDIVRALSTASGPAAASADGAPDSAATGE, from the coding sequence ATGAACACCGAGACGTTTTCTACGCCACCCCACACGCTTGTGATTGCGTCGCGAGAAAGCCGCCTTGCCATGTGGCAGGCGGAGCATGTGCGATGTGCGCTGCACAAATTATATCCATCTTGTGACGTAAAAATCCTCGGAATGACGACACGTGGCGATCAAATTCTCGATCGCACTTTGTCGAAGGTTGGTGGTAAGGGCCTTTTCGTCAAGGAACTGGAAGCGGCACTGGCCGACGGCCGCGCCGATCTGGCCGTGCATTCGCTCAAAGACGTGCCGATGGAATTGCCCGCGGGCTTTGCGCTGTCCGCCATCATGGAGCGTGAAGATCCGCGCGACGCGCTGGTTTCCAACACTTACGACTCGCTTGCCGCGCTGCCGGCCGGCGCCGTGGTCGGGACCTCCAGCCTGCGTCGCGAGGCCATGCTGCGCATGCGTTATCCGCACCTCGTGGTGCGCCCGTTGCGGGGCAATCTCGACACCCGCCTCGCGAAACTCGACCGCGGCGACTATGCGGCGATCATTCTGGCCGCGGCCGGTTTGAAGCGTCTGGGTCTCGGCGAGCGCATCCGCGCGAATCTCGATCCGGAAGACAGCTTGCCCGCAGCCGGCCAGGGCGCGCTCGGCATCGAGATTCGCGCCGATCGCGCGGACCTCGCGGCATGGCTCGCGCCGCTGCATCACGAACATACGGCAGCGGCCGTCGAAGCGGAGCGGATGGTCTCGCGCGCCCTCGGCGGCAGTTGTGAAGTGCCGCTCGCGGCCTACGCGCAATGGCATGACGGCGCATTGCATCTGCGCGGCATCGTCGCCACGCCTGACGGCCAGCGTGTGTTGAGCGCGCAGGCATCGGCGCCGGCGCCCACCGTCGAGCGCGCGATTGCGCTTGGTGAGGAAGTGGCGAGCGCGCTCGAACAGCAAGGTGCGATGGACATCGTCCGTGCGTTGAGTACGGCTAGCGGTCCTGCGGCAGCGTCGGCAGACGGCGCGCCGGATAGCGCGGCGACCGGCGAGTGA
- the ppc gene encoding phosphoenolpyruvate carboxylase: MTSSGSARPARRNTASPNAQAADAAASASASAATAAQSAPAKRAGKAVKTSQPANVAKTAKSAKSAKTSAKANKAVKDVKTEKVAQAPKLQAVSQDTVAHAPKSSARTREDKDHPLFQDIRYLGRLLGDVLREQEGDAVFDVVETIRQTAVRFRREDDNAAAQTLDKKLRSLSPEQTVSVVRAFSYFSHLANIAEDRHRNRRHRIHALAGSTSQPGTMAHTLERLVAAGAAATPVLQQFFNEALIVPVLTAHPTEVQRKSILDAQHDVARLLAERDQPLTDRERAHNEAMLRARVTSLWQTRMLRDSRLSVADEIENALSYYRATFLEEIPALYADIEEALTEHGIDARLPPFFQMGSWIGGDRDGNPNVTAETLENAITRQAAVIFEHYMEQVHKLGAELSVSNLLAGASDGLKALAAASPDQSPHRTDEPYRRALIGMYTRLAASARVRLGEGSVPVRSAGRGAAPVRAIPYDDSAEFVRDLHVLIDSLAAHHGAPLAAPRLSPLARAAEVFGFHLASIDLRQSSDIHEAVIAELLKRAGVENDYASLAEEDKLKVLLAELSQPRPLRLPYAEYSDLVKSELGVLEEARVTREKFGLRAVRNYIISHTETVSDLVEVMLLQKETGLLQGRLGDANDPARAGLMVIPLFETIPDLRNAPHIMRDLIALPGMDALIEHQGNEQEVMLGYSDSNKDGGFLTSNWELYRAELALVSLFNQRGVTLRLFHGRGGTVGRGGGPTYQAILSQPPGTVDGQIRLTEQGEVIASKFGNPEIGRRNLETVVAATLEASLLPHGIAPAQLPAFEETMQQLSDAAMASYRALVYETPGFKEYFFESTPISEIAELNIGSRPASRKLQDPKQRKIEDLRAIPWGFSWGQCRLLLTGWYGFGSAVAAHLDSAPSDAERTRRLALLKKMHKTWPFFSNLLSNMDMVLAKTDLAVASRYAQLVSDKKLRKHVFERIVGEWERTSKVLSEITGKSERLAENPLLARSIKNRFPYLDPLNHLQVELLKRHRAGDTNARVRRGIHLTINGIAAGLRNTG; encoded by the coding sequence GTGACGTCTTCCGGATCGGCGCGCCCTGCCCGCCGCAACACTGCATCGCCCAACGCTCAAGCGGCCGACGCCGCCGCTTCTGCTTCTGCTTCCGCCGCCACGGCTGCCCAGTCCGCCCCGGCCAAACGCGCCGGCAAAGCTGTCAAGACAAGCCAGCCTGCCAACGTCGCCAAAACCGCCAAGTCTGCCAAGTCCGCCAAAACCTCCGCGAAGGCCAATAAAGCGGTGAAGGACGTCAAGACAGAGAAGGTAGCGCAAGCGCCCAAGCTGCAAGCCGTTTCGCAGGATACGGTCGCGCACGCGCCGAAAAGCAGCGCCCGCACGCGCGAAGACAAGGATCATCCGCTGTTTCAGGACATCCGCTATCTGGGACGCCTGCTAGGCGACGTGCTGCGTGAGCAGGAAGGCGACGCGGTGTTCGACGTCGTGGAAACGATCCGTCAGACCGCCGTGCGTTTTCGCCGTGAAGACGACAACGCCGCCGCCCAGACGCTCGACAAGAAACTGCGCTCGCTGAGCCCGGAACAAACGGTCAGCGTGGTGCGCGCGTTCAGCTACTTTTCGCATCTTGCGAATATCGCCGAAGACCGTCACCGCAATCGCCGTCACCGGATTCACGCGCTGGCCGGCTCGACCTCGCAACCGGGCACGATGGCGCATACGCTCGAGCGGCTCGTCGCCGCGGGCGCCGCGGCAACGCCGGTTCTGCAGCAGTTCTTCAACGAAGCGTTGATCGTGCCGGTCCTGACCGCGCACCCCACCGAGGTGCAGCGCAAGAGCATTCTCGACGCACAGCACGACGTCGCGCGCCTGTTGGCCGAACGCGATCAGCCGTTGACCGACCGCGAGCGCGCGCACAACGAAGCGATGCTGCGCGCCCGCGTCACGTCGCTGTGGCAAACGCGCATGCTGCGTGATTCGCGCCTCTCCGTGGCCGACGAAATCGAAAACGCGCTGTCGTACTATCGTGCCACCTTCCTCGAAGAAATCCCGGCGCTCTACGCCGATATCGAAGAAGCGCTCACCGAACACGGTATCGACGCCCGCCTGCCGCCGTTCTTCCAGATGGGCAGCTGGATCGGCGGCGACCGCGACGGCAACCCGAACGTCACGGCCGAAACGCTCGAGAACGCAATTACCCGCCAGGCCGCGGTGATCTTCGAGCACTACATGGAGCAGGTGCACAAGCTGGGCGCCGAATTGTCGGTGTCGAACCTGCTGGCCGGCGCGAGCGATGGGCTCAAGGCACTCGCCGCCGCGTCGCCCGACCAGTCGCCGCACCGCACCGACGAACCGTATCGCCGCGCGCTGATCGGCATGTACACACGGCTCGCGGCAAGCGCCCGTGTGCGTCTGGGCGAAGGCAGCGTGCCGGTGCGCAGCGCCGGCCGCGGTGCGGCGCCGGTACGCGCGATACCGTATGACGATTCCGCCGAATTCGTGCGCGACCTGCACGTGCTGATCGATTCGCTTGCCGCGCACCATGGCGCGCCGCTCGCGGCACCGCGCCTGTCGCCGCTCGCGCGCGCCGCCGAAGTGTTCGGCTTCCATCTGGCGAGCATCGACTTGCGCCAAAGCTCGGACATTCATGAGGCCGTGATCGCCGAGTTGCTGAAGCGCGCAGGCGTCGAAAACGACTATGCGTCGCTCGCCGAAGAAGACAAGCTCAAGGTGCTGCTCGCCGAACTTTCGCAGCCGCGCCCATTGCGCCTGCCCTACGCCGAGTACTCCGATCTCGTGAAGAGCGAACTCGGCGTGCTTGAAGAGGCCCGCGTCACGCGTGAAAAGTTCGGCCTGCGCGCGGTACGCAACTACATCATTTCGCACACGGAGACCGTCAGCGATCTGGTCGAAGTCATGTTGCTGCAAAAGGAAACCGGCCTGCTGCAAGGACGTTTGGGTGACGCGAACGACCCGGCGAGAGCAGGCTTGATGGTGATTCCGCTGTTCGAGACGATCCCCGACTTGCGCAACGCGCCGCACATCATGCGTGATCTGATCGCGCTGCCGGGCATGGATGCCTTGATCGAACATCAAGGCAACGAACAGGAAGTGATGCTCGGCTATTCGGACAGCAACAAGGACGGCGGCTTCCTGACGTCGAACTGGGAGCTGTATCGCGCCGAGCTGGCGCTGGTGTCGCTGTTCAATCAACGCGGCGTGACGCTGCGCCTGTTCCACGGCCGGGGCGGCACGGTTGGCCGTGGCGGTGGCCCGACGTATCAGGCGATTCTGTCGCAGCCGCCGGGCACCGTCGACGGCCAGATCCGTTTGACCGAACAAGGCGAGGTGATCGCCAGCAAGTTCGGCAATCCGGAAATCGGCCGGCGCAATCTGGAAACGGTAGTGGCCGCGACGCTCGAAGCGTCGTTGTTGCCGCACGGCATTGCGCCCGCGCAACTGCCGGCCTTCGAAGAGACCATGCAACAGTTGTCCGACGCGGCGATGGCGTCGTATCGCGCGTTGGTCTATGAAACGCCGGGCTTCAAGGAGTATTTCTTCGAGTCCACGCCGATCTCGGAGATCGCCGAGTTGAACATCGGCAGCCGTCCGGCTTCGCGCAAACTGCAGGATCCGAAGCAACGCAAGATCGAAGATCTGCGGGCGATTCCGTGGGGCTTCTCATGGGGCCAATGCCGTTTGCTGCTGACCGGCTGGTACGGTTTCGGCAGCGCGGTGGCCGCGCATCTGGACAGCGCGCCGAGCGACGCCGAGCGCACCCGCCGTCTTGCGCTGCTCAAGAAGATGCACAAGACCTGGCCGTTCTTCTCGAACCTGCTCTCCAATATGGACATGGTGCTGGCGAAGACCGACCTCGCGGTGGCCTCGCGCTACGCTCAGCTTGTATCGGACAAGAAGCTGCGCAAGCACGTGTTCGAGCGGATCGTCGGGGAATGGGAGCGGACCTCGAAGGTGTTGTCGGAGATCACCGGCAAGAGCGAACGGCTCGCGGAGAATCCGCTGCTCGCGCGTTCGATCAAGAACCGCTTCCCGTATCTCGACCCGCTCAATCACTTGCAGGTCGAGTTGCTCAAACGTCACCGTGCGGGGGATACCAACGCGCGCGTGCGGCGCGGGATTCACCTGACCATCAACGGGATTGCGGCGGGCTTGCGCAATACCGGCTAA
- a CDS encoding class I SAM-dependent methyltransferase, with protein MKHHDQVADAFGSTAAAYLTSQTHATGADLQTLAESIAATPGARVLDMGCGAGHASFAAAPHAKEVVAYDIAPQMLATVDGAAKDRGLANIRTQQGAAETLPFDDHSFDWIISRMSAHHWHDVPLALAEVRRVLKPGGKVLFIDIAGADHPLLDTHIQAVEVLRDGSHIRDYRADEWIAFFEAAGFKASIRERWRIAIEFSSWVARMRTPEPRVVAIRSLWSNSPDEVRQYFDVQEDGSFKLDALMVEAQ; from the coding sequence ATGAAGCATCACGATCAGGTCGCCGACGCCTTCGGCTCGACCGCCGCCGCGTATTTGACGAGTCAGACGCATGCCACCGGCGCCGACCTGCAGACGCTGGCCGAATCGATCGCGGCGACGCCGGGTGCCCGGGTGCTCGACATGGGCTGCGGCGCGGGTCACGCGAGTTTCGCGGCGGCGCCGCATGCAAAGGAAGTGGTCGCGTACGACATCGCGCCGCAAATGCTGGCGACGGTCGACGGCGCGGCGAAGGATCGCGGCCTCGCCAACATTCGCACGCAGCAAGGCGCCGCGGAAACGCTGCCGTTCGACGACCATTCGTTCGACTGGATCATCAGCCGGATGAGCGCGCATCACTGGCACGACGTGCCGCTCGCGCTGGCCGAAGTGCGGCGCGTGTTGAAGCCTGGCGGCAAGGTGTTGTTCATCGACATCGCCGGCGCCGATCATCCGCTGCTCGACACGCATATTCAGGCAGTCGAAGTATTGCGCGACGGCTCGCACATTCGCGACTACCGCGCTGACGAATGGATTGCGTTCTTCGAAGCGGCCGGTTTCAAGGCATCGATTCGTGAGCGTTGGCGCATCGCGATCGAGTTCAGCTCGTGGGTGGCGCGCATGCGCACGCCGGAGCCACGGGTGGTGGCGATTCGCTCGTTGTGGAGCAATTCGCCCGACGAGGTGCGCCAGTATTTCGATGTGCAGGAAGACGGTTCGTTCAAGCTCGACGCGCTGATGGTCGAGGCGCAGTAA